From the genome of Clostridium sp. BNL1100, one region includes:
- a CDS encoding DEAD/DEAH box helicase — protein sequence MEQLFEGMELDKSLVEALKKETITVPTDIQQKAIPEELKNRDVILHSSTGTGKTLAYLLPLFMKLSVDKKEMQALILVPTHELAIQVERQIELLSQNSEIKATSTPIIGDVNIMRQIDKLKLKPHIIVGTAGRILELIQKKKISAHTIKTIIIDEADRLLDDYNLDTIKAVIKTTLKERQIVMCSATISKKTVERAMPLMKEPLVIESKSDMGVPEAIEHLYFVAEQREKIDVLRKLVRMINPKKAIAFFANSEDIFVSEEKLRYHKLKAGGIHGSHLKSDRKQTMDDFKNGRLQLLIASDIAARGLDIEDVTHIFNVNIPERSMDYLHRAGRTGRNGKPGVAISIVTEKEIELMRKFEKELKIKIIPKSMYNGKIVEYKKERSKRTSDRAKSGSPAGTGKSKVSNFKQSLTVDRKKAFGDKKKSGNGTKVFRRPKK from the coding sequence ATGGAGCAGTTATTTGAGGGCATGGAGTTGGACAAGTCCCTTGTGGAGGCATTAAAAAAGGAAACAATAACAGTACCTACCGATATACAGCAAAAAGCTATACCCGAGGAATTGAAGAATAGAGATGTAATTCTTCATTCTTCCACGGGAACGGGAAAAACACTGGCATATCTGCTGCCTCTTTTCATGAAACTCTCTGTTGATAAAAAGGAAATGCAGGCACTAATACTGGTGCCGACCCATGAACTGGCAATACAAGTTGAAAGGCAGATAGAACTGCTTTCACAAAATTCTGAAATAAAGGCTACATCCACCCCTATTATCGGTGATGTAAATATTATGAGGCAGATAGACAAACTCAAGCTTAAGCCCCATATAATAGTAGGAACGGCCGGAAGAATACTGGAATTGATTCAGAAAAAGAAGATTTCAGCACATACCATTAAAACAATTATTATAGATGAAGCAGACCGCCTTCTTGACGACTACAATTTAGATACAATAAAGGCGGTAATCAAGACAACTCTCAAGGAGAGGCAGATAGTAATGTGTTCTGCAACTATCTCTAAAAAGACAGTTGAGCGTGCCATGCCTTTAATGAAGGAGCCTCTTGTTATAGAGAGTAAATCGGACATGGGTGTTCCGGAGGCTATTGAACACCTGTATTTTGTCGCCGAGCAAAGAGAAAAAATTGATGTTTTAAGAAAGCTTGTTCGAATGATAAATCCCAAGAAAGCAATTGCATTTTTTGCTAACAGCGAGGATATTTTTGTTTCGGAAGAGAAGCTAAGATACCACAAGCTGAAAGCCGGGGGTATTCATGGTTCACATTTAAAATCCGACAGGAAGCAAACCATGGACGATTTTAAAAATGGAAGGTTGCAGCTTCTTATAGCCTCTGATATTGCGGCAAGGGGTCTTGATATAGAGGATGTGACACATATTTTTAATGTTAATATCCCTGAAAGGTCAATGGACTATCTTCACAGAGCAGGCCGGACAGGTAGAAACGGGAAGCCGGGAGTGGCAATATCCATTGTGACCGAAAAAGAAATAGAGTTGATGAGAAAGTTTGAAAAGGAACTCAAAATAAAGATAATTCCAAAATCCATGTATAATGGAAAGATTGTTGAATATAAAAAGGAAAGAAGTAAGAGGACTTCTGACAGGGCTAAATCCGGAAGCCCAGCAGGTACCGGAAAAAGTAAAGTCAGTAATTTTAAGCAAAGCCTGACCGTTGACAGAAAAAAGGCTTTTGGGGATAAGAAAAAGTCAGGTAATGGAACTAAAGTATTCCGTAGGCCAAAAAAGTAG